In Tachysurus vachellii isolate PV-2020 chromosome 3, HZAU_Pvac_v1, whole genome shotgun sequence, one genomic interval encodes:
- the smap2 gene encoding stromal membrane-associated protein 2 isoform X1 yields the protein MTGKSVKDVDRYQAVLSSLLALEENKFCADCRAKGPRWASWNLGIFICIRCAGIHRNLGVHISRVKSVNLDQWTQEQILCMQEMGNAKARRLYEAFLPECFQRPETDQSAETFIRDKYEKKKYMDKCIDIQTFRKEKSETVTKEPPVVFEKMKLKKEEPQQYKSSPKKHSQSVNDLLGLDAPVPSAPVANGSASPEQSFALDLFNSLPTATSHSARSTPGSSSVSSSIPKGRAAASVPENLSLFLDPPSKNEESSKKMSKDSILSLYSTVTPQTNIAANAGMYMGAAQMGYAPAPGYGQYQALAAQQGMMGTMMTPQVNMLGQPGVMAPTGVATPSLYMTGVHGGVMGVQGGIQGGIQGGMMGGVGALPQQAYAVQQTQQLQWNITQVTHQVAGMNLYDQTRVMGYGQPMGGPSAPSTNQTLGSHVWK from the exons GTCCAAGATGGGCATCCTGGAATCTTGGGATCTTCATCTGTATCCGCTGTGCAGGAATCCATCGGAATCTTGGCGTTCACATATCTCGGGTCAAATCTGTTAACCTGGACCAATGGACACAGGAGCAAATTCTG TGTATGCAGGAGATGGGAAACGCCAAGGCACGGCGCCTCTATGAGGCCTTTTTGCCTGAGTGCTTTCAGCGTCCAGAGACAGACCA GTCAGCTGAGACCTTCATCCGAGACAagtatgaaaaaaagaaatatatggaCAAATGTATTGACATCCAAACCTTCCGT AAAGAGAAGAGTGAGACAGTAACAAAAGAGCCACCTGTTGTTTTCGAGAAGATGAAGCTG AAGAAAGAAGAGCCTCAGCAATACAAGAGCAGTCCAAAGAAGCATTCACAGTCAGTTAATGACCTTTTAGGACTAG ATGCTCCTGTCCCGTCAGCTCCTGTAGCCAATGGCAGTGCCAGTCCTGAGCAAAGTTTTGCGCTGGATCTATTCAATTCCCTGCCTACAGCCACCTCACATTCGGCCAGAAGCACA CCTGGTTCCAGTTCTGTGTCCAGCTCTATACCTAAAGGCCGGGCCGCAGCGTCAGTACCGGAGAACCTGAGCCTCTTTCTGGACCCACCCAGCAAAAATGAAGAAAGCAGCAAAAAGATGTCCAAAGACTCTATCCTGTCACTGTACAGCACTGTAACACCGCAGACCAACATAGCCGCTAATG CTGGCATGTACATGGGGGCAGCTCAAATGGGTTATGCACCTGCACCTGGCTATGGGCAATACCAGGCTCTGGCCGCACAGCAAGGAATGATGGGAACCATGATGACCCCTCAGGTGAACATGCTGGGGCAGCCTGGTGTCATGGCACCAACAGGAGTGGCCACTCCATCTCTGTATATGACTGGTGTGCATGGGGGAGTGATGGGAGTGCAGGGGGGCATACAAGGGGGCATACAAGGAGGCATGATGGGAGGTGTTGGCGCGCTGCCACAGCAGGCGTATGCGGTGCAACAGACTCAGCAGCTACAGTGGAACATCACTCAG gtgACTCACCAAGTGGCGGGAATGAACCTTTATGACCAGACCCGCGTGATGGGGTACGGACAGCCCATGGGAGGACCCTCAGCTCCCAGCACTAATCAGACACTCGGCTCTCATGTATGGAAGTGA
- the smap2 gene encoding stromal membrane-associated protein 2 isoform X2 has protein sequence MTGKSVKDVDRYQAVLSSLLALEENKFCADCRAKGPRWASWNLGIFICIRCAGIHRNLGVHISRVKSVNLDQWTQEQILCMQEMGNAKARRLYEAFLPECFQRPETDQSAETFIRDKYEKKKYMDKCIDIQTFRKEKSETVTKEPPVVFEKMKLKKEEPQQYKSSPKKHSQSVNDLLGLAPVANGSASPEQSFALDLFNSLPTATSHSARSTPGSSSVSSSIPKGRAAASVPENLSLFLDPPSKNEESSKKMSKDSILSLYSTVTPQTNIAANAGMYMGAAQMGYAPAPGYGQYQALAAQQGMMGTMMTPQVNMLGQPGVMAPTGVATPSLYMTGVHGGVMGVQGGIQGGIQGGMMGGVGALPQQAYAVQQTQQLQWNITQVTHQVAGMNLYDQTRVMGYGQPMGGPSAPSTNQTLGSHVWK, from the exons GTCCAAGATGGGCATCCTGGAATCTTGGGATCTTCATCTGTATCCGCTGTGCAGGAATCCATCGGAATCTTGGCGTTCACATATCTCGGGTCAAATCTGTTAACCTGGACCAATGGACACAGGAGCAAATTCTG TGTATGCAGGAGATGGGAAACGCCAAGGCACGGCGCCTCTATGAGGCCTTTTTGCCTGAGTGCTTTCAGCGTCCAGAGACAGACCA GTCAGCTGAGACCTTCATCCGAGACAagtatgaaaaaaagaaatatatggaCAAATGTATTGACATCCAAACCTTCCGT AAAGAGAAGAGTGAGACAGTAACAAAAGAGCCACCTGTTGTTTTCGAGAAGATGAAGCTG AAGAAAGAAGAGCCTCAGCAATACAAGAGCAGTCCAAAGAAGCATTCACAGTCAGTTAATGACCTTTTAGGACTAG CTCCTGTAGCCAATGGCAGTGCCAGTCCTGAGCAAAGTTTTGCGCTGGATCTATTCAATTCCCTGCCTACAGCCACCTCACATTCGGCCAGAAGCACA CCTGGTTCCAGTTCTGTGTCCAGCTCTATACCTAAAGGCCGGGCCGCAGCGTCAGTACCGGAGAACCTGAGCCTCTTTCTGGACCCACCCAGCAAAAATGAAGAAAGCAGCAAAAAGATGTCCAAAGACTCTATCCTGTCACTGTACAGCACTGTAACACCGCAGACCAACATAGCCGCTAATG CTGGCATGTACATGGGGGCAGCTCAAATGGGTTATGCACCTGCACCTGGCTATGGGCAATACCAGGCTCTGGCCGCACAGCAAGGAATGATGGGAACCATGATGACCCCTCAGGTGAACATGCTGGGGCAGCCTGGTGTCATGGCACCAACAGGAGTGGCCACTCCATCTCTGTATATGACTGGTGTGCATGGGGGAGTGATGGGAGTGCAGGGGGGCATACAAGGGGGCATACAAGGAGGCATGATGGGAGGTGTTGGCGCGCTGCCACAGCAGGCGTATGCGGTGCAACAGACTCAGCAGCTACAGTGGAACATCACTCAG gtgACTCACCAAGTGGCGGGAATGAACCTTTATGACCAGACCCGCGTGATGGGGTACGGACAGCCCATGGGAGGACCCTCAGCTCCCAGCACTAATCAGACACTCGGCTCTCATGTATGGAAGTGA